Proteins encoded by one window of Streptomyces sp. NBC_01571:
- a CDS encoding DUF4097 family beta strand repeat-containing protein: MPSFDTPQPVSVTANVAAGSIQFSASERLDTVVEVRPRDPKKDKDVRVAEQTEVTYANGVLTIRTPKGRYLVGPTGSVDVTVELPTGSRVDTTGSWTQVLGEGRLGEVRVKTSSGDVRLDATGPLQLTASHGSITVDQIEGLAEITTSSGSLRVGTVDGPAVLKNSHGSTTVGAAIGELRVSGANGDIDIQRAESSVTATTAHGTLRVGDVARGTVQLETSYGAIDVGIRKGTAAWLDVSSANGQVRNALTASDSPDESEDTVEVKARTRYGNIDIRRARP, translated from the coding sequence ATGCCTTCTTTCGACACTCCCCAGCCGGTCTCGGTCACCGCCAACGTGGCCGCCGGATCCATCCAGTTCTCCGCGAGCGAGCGCCTCGACACGGTCGTCGAGGTGCGACCCCGCGACCCGAAGAAGGACAAGGACGTGCGGGTCGCCGAGCAGACCGAGGTCACGTACGCGAACGGCGTGCTGACCATCAGGACGCCCAAGGGGCGCTACCTCGTCGGTCCCACCGGCAGCGTCGACGTGACGGTCGAACTGCCCACCGGCTCCCGCGTCGACACAACCGGCTCCTGGACCCAGGTGCTCGGCGAGGGCCGGCTCGGTGAGGTCCGCGTGAAGACATCGTCGGGTGACGTCCGCCTGGATGCGACGGGCCCGCTGCAACTGACCGCGTCGCACGGCTCGATCACCGTGGACCAGATCGAGGGCCTGGCCGAGATCACCACCAGCTCGGGCAGCCTGCGGGTCGGTACGGTGGACGGCCCGGCCGTCCTGAAGAACTCGCACGGCAGCACGACCGTCGGCGCCGCGATCGGCGAGCTGCGGGTGAGCGGAGCCAACGGGGACATCGACATCCAGCGCGCCGAGAGCTCGGTCACCGCGACCACGGCCCACGGCACCCTGCGGGTGGGGGACGTGGCCCGTGGCACCGTCCAGTTGGAGACCTCCTACGGCGCCATCGACGTCGGCATCCGCAAGGGCACGGCCGCCTGGCTCGACGTCAGCTCGGCCAACGGGCAGGTACGCAACGCGCTCACCGCGTCCGACAGCCCGGACGAGTCCGAGGACACCGTCGAGGTCAAGGCCCGCACCCGCTACGGCAACATCGACATCCGCCGCGCCCGGCCCTGA
- a CDS encoding ATP-binding cassette domain-containing protein — translation MPMPRQGDGRQPSAAVSAVRLRKAYGDKTVLDGIDLAVAAGTVFALLGPNGAGKTTAVKILSTLITADGGQAHVAGHDLAVDPQAARAAIGVTGQFSAVDGLITGEENMLLMADLHHLSKREGRRVAAELLERFDLTEAAKKPASTYSGGMKRRLDIAMTLVGSPRIIFLDEPTTGLDPRARHNMWQIIRALVSDGVTVFLTTQYLDEADELADRIALLHDGKIAAEGSAEELKRLIPGGHVRLRFTDPTAYRSAASTLREATRDDEALSLRIPSDGSQRELRSILDWLDSADIEADELTVHTPDLDDVFFALTGSGTPDKTKEDVR, via the coding sequence ATGCCCATGCCCAGACAGGGCGACGGGCGGCAGCCGTCCGCCGCCGTCTCCGCCGTCCGGCTGCGCAAGGCCTACGGCGACAAGACCGTGCTCGACGGCATCGACCTCGCCGTCGCGGCCGGGACCGTGTTCGCGCTGCTCGGCCCGAACGGCGCCGGCAAGACCACCGCCGTGAAGATCCTGTCCACACTCATCACCGCCGACGGCGGCCAGGCCCACGTCGCGGGCCACGACCTGGCCGTCGACCCGCAGGCCGCCCGCGCCGCGATCGGTGTCACCGGCCAGTTCTCCGCCGTCGACGGCCTGATCACGGGCGAGGAGAACATGCTCCTCATGGCGGACCTGCACCACCTGTCCAAGCGCGAGGGCCGACGCGTCGCCGCCGAACTCCTCGAGCGCTTCGACCTCACCGAGGCCGCGAAGAAACCGGCCTCCACCTACTCCGGCGGCATGAAACGCCGCCTGGACATCGCCATGACCCTGGTCGGCAGCCCGCGGATCATCTTCCTCGACGAACCCACCACAGGCCTCGACCCGCGCGCCCGCCACAACATGTGGCAGATCATCCGCGCTCTCGTCTCCGACGGCGTCACCGTCTTCCTCACCACCCAGTACCTGGACGAGGCCGACGAACTCGCCGACCGCATCGCCCTGCTGCACGACGGCAAGATCGCCGCCGAGGGCAGCGCCGAGGAACTGAAGCGACTGATCCCCGGCGGACACGTCCGCCTCCGCTTCACCGACCCGACCGCGTACCGGTCCGCCGCCTCCACGCTGCGCGAGGCCACCCGGGACGACGAAGCACTGTCGTTGCGGATCCCGAGCGACGGCAGCCAGCGCGAGCTGCGCTCGATCCTCGACTGGCTGGACTCGGCAGACATCGAGGCGGACGAGCTGACCGTGCACACCCCCGACCTCGACGACGTGTTCTTCGCCCTGACCGGCTCCGGCACACCCGACAAGACCAAGGAGGACGTCCGATGA